The following proteins are co-located in the Pyxidicoccus trucidator genome:
- the hppD gene encoding 4-hydroxyphenylpyruvate dioxygenase — protein MVDTAENPLGLNGFEFVEFTSPAPEVMVKLVERLGFVAYSKHPSKHLVRYKQGDINLLINEEPTGQAAEFRAAHGPSASGMAFRVANARTAYEMALERGARAADPSRGALGEGSYVLEGIGGSLLYLVDRYGAKGSIYDAWEKIPGADAAEAKNSVGLESLDHLTHNVRRGQMRTWSSFYSRIFGFTEQKYFDIKGQATGLFSQAMIAPDKAIRIPLNESQDDKSQIEEFLRQYNGEGIQHLALTTRDIYGTVERLRQRGVSLQDTIETYYDLVDKRVPNHGEDLERMRKNRILIDGNEQEGLLLQIFTENLFGPIFFEIIQRKGNEGFGNGNFQALFESIELDQIRRGVIKVDPVR, from the coding sequence ATGGTGGATACAGCTGAGAATCCCCTTGGGCTGAACGGCTTCGAGTTCGTGGAGTTCACGAGCCCTGCTCCCGAGGTGATGGTGAAGCTCGTGGAGCGGCTGGGCTTCGTTGCGTACTCCAAGCACCCGAGCAAGCACCTGGTCCGCTACAAGCAGGGCGACATCAACCTGCTCATCAACGAGGAGCCCACCGGACAGGCCGCGGAGTTCCGCGCGGCCCACGGCCCCTCGGCCAGCGGCATGGCGTTCCGCGTGGCCAATGCCCGGACGGCGTACGAGATGGCCCTGGAGCGTGGCGCCCGCGCCGCGGACCCGTCGCGGGGCGCGCTGGGCGAGGGCTCCTATGTGCTCGAGGGCATCGGCGGCAGCCTGCTGTATCTCGTCGACCGCTACGGCGCGAAGGGCTCCATCTACGACGCCTGGGAGAAGATTCCGGGCGCGGACGCCGCCGAGGCGAAGAACAGCGTGGGCCTGGAGTCGCTGGACCACCTGACGCACAACGTGCGCCGGGGCCAGATGCGGACCTGGTCGTCGTTCTACAGCCGCATCTTCGGCTTCACCGAGCAGAAGTACTTCGACATCAAGGGTCAGGCGACGGGCCTGTTCAGCCAGGCGATGATTGCCCCGGACAAGGCCATCCGAATCCCGCTGAACGAGAGCCAGGACGACAAGTCGCAGATCGAGGAGTTCCTCCGCCAGTACAACGGCGAGGGCATCCAGCACCTGGCCCTGACGACGCGCGACATCTACGGCACCGTGGAGCGCCTGCGCCAGCGCGGCGTGTCCCTGCAGGACACCATCGAGACCTACTACGACCTGGTCGACAAGCGCGTCCCCAACCACGGTGAGGACCTGGAGCGGATGCGGAAGAACCGCATCCTCATCGACGGCAACGAGCAGGAAGGGCTCCTGCTGCAGATCTTCACCGAGAACCTCTTTGGGCCCATCTTCTTCGAGATCATCCAGCGCAAGGGCAACGAGGGGTTCGGTAACGGGAACTTCCAGGCGCTCTTCGAGTCCATCGAGCTTGACCAGATCCGCCGCGGCGTGATCAAGGTCGACCCCGTTCGGTAA
- a CDS encoding Rieske (2Fe-2S) protein, whose product MSDGAQPPRARLTATPPNVKLLPLAALQDPGARNLVLQIGDAYFHGFLVRTGDEVHGYVDRCPHAGLPLAQKLDQYLTPDKQLIVCSWHGALFQPGDGRCVGGPCVGARLTSWPVKVENGFVVTT is encoded by the coding sequence GTGAGTGACGGAGCACAGCCGCCCCGGGCACGGCTCACGGCGACGCCGCCGAACGTGAAGCTCCTCCCGCTGGCGGCGCTCCAGGACCCGGGCGCTCGCAACCTCGTGCTGCAGATTGGCGACGCGTACTTCCACGGCTTCCTGGTGCGCACGGGCGACGAGGTCCACGGCTACGTGGACCGGTGCCCCCATGCCGGGCTGCCGCTGGCCCAGAAGCTGGACCAGTACCTCACGCCCGACAAGCAGCTCATCGTCTGCTCCTGGCACGGTGCGCTGTTCCAGCCGGGCGACGGGCGCTGTGTCGGCGGGCCGTGCGTGGGAGCCAGGCTCACGTCCTGGCCCGTGAAGGTGGAGAACGGCTTCGTCGTCACCACCTAG
- the hmgA gene encoding homogentisate 1,2-dioxygenase, with protein MTTDTQAGSELKRAPGGYLSGFGNELATEAVPGALPQGQNSPQRTPYGLYAEQLSGSAFTAPRRENRRSWLYRIRPSANHPAYEPHPQGLLRGGPFDEVPVSPNRLRWSPQPAPTKPTDFVDGLVTYAGNGDPATGAGISIHLYQANTSMVDRVFYDADGELLLVPQAGRLRLVTELGVLELAPGEVGVVPRGVRFRAELLDGQASGYICENHGAFFRLPDLGPIGANGLANPRDFLTPVAAYEDVDRPTQVVQKFLGRLWASRFDHSPLDVVAWHGNLAPYKYDLARFNTVNTVSFDHPDPSIFTVLTSPSEIPGTANCDFVIFPPRWMVAEHTFRPPWFHRNVMSEFMGLVHGVYDAKAGGFAPGGASLHNCMSGHGPDQASYDQAIHADLKPHKLKDTLAFMFESRWVIRPTRFALETPALQSDYDHCWSGFQKAKLP; from the coding sequence GTGACCACCGATACCCAGGCCGGCAGCGAGCTGAAGAGAGCTCCCGGCGGCTACCTCTCCGGCTTCGGCAACGAGCTCGCGACCGAGGCCGTACCCGGGGCGCTGCCCCAGGGGCAGAACTCGCCGCAGCGCACGCCCTACGGGCTCTATGCCGAGCAGCTGTCGGGCTCGGCCTTCACCGCGCCGCGCCGGGAGAACCGGCGCTCGTGGCTCTACCGCATCCGTCCGAGCGCCAACCACCCCGCCTACGAGCCTCACCCGCAGGGCCTGCTGCGCGGCGGCCCGTTCGACGAGGTGCCCGTTTCGCCCAACCGGCTGCGCTGGAGTCCGCAGCCGGCGCCCACGAAGCCGACGGACTTCGTGGACGGGCTCGTCACCTACGCCGGCAACGGTGACCCGGCGACGGGGGCGGGCATCAGCATCCACCTCTACCAGGCCAACACGTCCATGGTGGACCGGGTGTTCTACGACGCCGACGGCGAGCTGCTCCTCGTCCCCCAGGCGGGGCGGCTGCGGCTCGTCACGGAGCTGGGCGTGCTGGAGCTGGCGCCCGGCGAGGTGGGCGTGGTGCCTCGCGGCGTGCGCTTCCGCGCGGAGCTGCTGGACGGACAGGCCTCCGGCTACATCTGCGAGAACCACGGCGCCTTCTTCCGCCTGCCGGACCTGGGGCCCATCGGCGCCAACGGCCTGGCCAACCCGCGCGACTTCCTGACGCCGGTGGCGGCCTACGAGGACGTGGACCGGCCGACGCAGGTGGTGCAGAAGTTCCTGGGCCGGCTGTGGGCCTCCCGGTTCGACCACTCACCGTTGGACGTGGTCGCCTGGCACGGCAACCTCGCGCCGTACAAGTATGACCTGGCGCGGTTCAACACCGTCAACACGGTGAGCTTCGACCACCCGGACCCGTCCATCTTCACGGTCCTCACGTCCCCCAGCGAAATCCCGGGCACGGCCAACTGCGACTTCGTCATCTTCCCGCCCCGGTGGATGGTGGCCGAGCACACCTTCCGGCCGCCCTGGTTCCACCGCAACGTGATGAGCGAGTTCATGGGGCTGGTGCACGGTGTCTACGACGCCAAGGCCGGGGGCTTCGCGCCGGGCGGGGCCTCGCTGCACAACTGCATGAGCGGCCATGGGCCGGACCAGGCCAGCTACGACCAGGCCATCCACGCGGACCTGAAGCCGCACAAGCTCAAGGACACCCTGGCCTTCATGTTCGAGTCGCGCTGGGTCATCCGGCCGACGCGCTTCGCGCTGGAGACCCCGGCGCTGCAGTCGGACTACGACCACTGCTGGTCCGGCTTCCAGAAGGCGAAGCTGCCCTGA